A genome region from Acidobacteriota bacterium includes the following:
- a CDS encoding RES domain-containing protein, with protein sequence MRLFRICPARFAADMWTGEGAWRFGARWNSRHVRIVYTSTTLALAAMEFFVHLDPVSAPDDLQACSGDLDDDVAVATPLLPPRWLESSSQHLQALGDDWVRRASSVALRVPSAAVLGEWNVLLNPAHPDFRRFHPHRPVPFRFDPRMFARS encoded by the coding sequence GTGCGCCTGTTTCGCATCTGTCCGGCGCGCTTCGCCGCCGACATGTGGACCGGCGAAGGCGCCTGGCGCTTCGGCGCGCGCTGGAACTCGCGCCATGTCCGTATCGTCTACACCAGTACCACGCTCGCGCTCGCGGCGATGGAGTTTTTCGTGCACCTCGATCCCGTCTCCGCGCCCGACGATTTGCAAGCCTGCTCGGGAGACCTCGATGACGACGTTGCTGTCGCAACGCCGCTCCTGCCTCCGCGCTGGCTGGAGTCGTCCTCGCAGCATCTGCAAGCGCTCGGCGACGATTGGGTTCGCCGTGCCAGCAGCGTTGCTCTACGCGTCCCGTCCGCCGCCGTCCTGGGTGAATGGAATGTCTTGCTGAACCCCGCCCACCCCGATTTCCGCCGCTTCCACCCCCACCGCCCGGTTCCGTTCCGCTTCGACCCCCGCATGTTTGCCCGCTCCTAG
- the smc gene encoding chromosome segregation protein SMC yields MLKLRKLQLQGFKSFYERAEVQFSGSGVVGIVGPNGCGKSNIADAISWVLGEQSAKSLRGGRMEDVIFAGTRDRAATGMAEVSLTLVDPAEYALGVAEAGEEEPEAEIMTPGWGDEPSEAVSEPESDDAPEPDLTPGPSPLSPVVLTFRKRRKFRARNRRGEIQVTRRLFRDGASEYLMNGRPCRLRDIQELFLGTGLGPESYAIIEQGRIGQILSSKPYDRRAIIEEAAGISKYKAKRRQAEARLEAARQNLARINDIFEEVTKQVASLKRQSSKAERYRQYKQEYDAQQRQLLRLRAAALAAAAGDLAARRAELDAAVAAAQAEVDALEAARAAALARCQTLEDELRAAAESAAGLRREADAARQQAAYDAQQAEDLATRAVENQAAQAQAGEQRRQLDAEHTQAEAARASAAQARSAAQQALDARQQAYAAAQSDESAAAAASATARRQGLDLLQRAAQATTTATQEQTRLEELDRLLERFGRDDAAARAELDASGARRGQLALEFQEQESEAGRLRESVEALEAQCARLAAALTAERDAEQQVRTHLAGAEARRRSLDEIVAGHGYSSEAVQRLFSGSGVASTGVLGEFIEAEAPYDRLVEQFLHDELNYVVVGDWDAAAAGVALLRQEQRGRATFLVHEKADEVAAVPASIAVQESGATPLLDHMKALNGFHSGLGALLPRLRDAYAVADAAQARALAERHPHAYFLTPDGACYHRGTLTGGAGRGAGPLSLKRELRELRQQEQDDAAALSRHQQQTALLTRESETAQRDRERQRQLLHELDTRRLTSAQAVRQLEDEQARAQARLAQAQLEAERARATQASTRDRLAAAQAEAETLRRQQTDSAAAQQQAEQAAAAAQAARTAAAEALGAAQAEQARVDERARAASATAERLEQLLGDLHARLQQLQREGEDLAARRQQRLAAHEAGLARTTGLEASLTAAQQTQAAQAEALATARAATQSGDAALHAQRASLDARRAELAENQVANARLETEAEHLRQTCRDDLSCELEALLAEPEPAAEAPTDLSSLEESVRALRQRIENLGPINMMALEEYEEARQRHEFMETQRRDLLDSIADTQKAIQEMDTISRQKFAEAFERINENFQESFRLLFGGGQGFLRMSEYDSGEGRRSAGLGQEGPQPGASTSGTRGAAALGPAPSNEPGVDIVAQPPGKKLQNALLLSGGEKAMTAMALLLAIFRYQPSPFCLLDEVDAPMDEANVARFADMVRGLSAETQFIVITHNKRTMEAAGTLYGVTMPQPGCSRLVSVMMEEQAEAAAS; encoded by the coding sequence GTGCTCAAATTACGAAAACTGCAACTCCAGGGCTTCAAATCCTTCTACGAACGCGCGGAGGTCCAGTTTTCCGGCTCCGGTGTGGTGGGTATCGTGGGACCCAACGGCTGCGGCAAATCCAATATTGCCGACGCCATCAGTTGGGTTCTCGGTGAGCAGTCAGCCAAGTCGCTGCGCGGTGGCCGTATGGAGGACGTCATCTTCGCCGGCACGCGCGACCGCGCCGCGACCGGCATGGCCGAAGTCAGCCTCACGCTCGTCGATCCCGCCGAATACGCCCTCGGCGTCGCCGAAGCCGGCGAAGAAGAACCCGAAGCCGAGATCATGACCCCCGGTTGGGGCGACGAACCCTCCGAGGCCGTCTCCGAACCCGAGTCCGACGACGCCCCCGAGCCCGACCTGACCCCTGGCCCCTCGCCCCTATCCCCTGTCGTTCTCACCTTTCGCAAACGCCGCAAGTTCCGCGCCCGCAACCGGCGCGGCGAAATCCAGGTCACCCGCCGCCTCTTCCGCGATGGCGCAAGCGAGTACCTCATGAACGGCCGCCCCTGCCGCTTGCGCGACATCCAGGAGCTGTTTCTCGGCACCGGCCTCGGCCCCGAGTCCTACGCCATCATCGAACAGGGCCGCATCGGCCAAATCTTGAGCTCCAAGCCCTACGACCGCCGCGCCATCATCGAAGAGGCCGCCGGCATCAGCAAATACAAGGCCAAGCGCCGCCAGGCCGAAGCGCGCCTCGAAGCCGCCCGCCAGAATCTGGCCCGCATCAACGACATTTTCGAAGAAGTCACCAAACAGGTCGCCTCGCTCAAGCGCCAATCCTCCAAAGCCGAGCGCTACCGCCAGTACAAGCAGGAATACGACGCGCAGCAGCGCCAGCTCCTGCGCCTGCGCGCCGCTGCGCTCGCCGCCGCCGCCGGCGATCTGGCTGCGCGCCGCGCCGAACTCGACGCTGCCGTCGCCGCCGCCCAGGCCGAAGTTGACGCGCTCGAGGCCGCCCGCGCCGCCGCGCTCGCCCGCTGCCAGACGCTCGAAGACGAGCTGCGCGCCGCGGCCGAATCCGCCGCCGGCCTGCGCCGCGAAGCCGACGCCGCACGCCAGCAAGCCGCCTACGATGCGCAGCAGGCCGAAGACCTCGCGACCCGCGCGGTCGAAAACCAGGCGGCGCAGGCGCAGGCGGGCGAGCAGCGCCGGCAACTCGACGCCGAACACACCCAGGCCGAAGCCGCCCGTGCCTCGGCCGCCCAAGCCCGCTCCGCAGCGCAGCAAGCGCTTGACGCCCGGCAGCAGGCCTACGCCGCTGCGCAGTCGGACGAATCGGCCGCGGCCGCGGCCAGCGCCACCGCCCGCCGCCAGGGCCTGGACCTGTTGCAGCGTGCCGCGCAGGCCACGACCACCGCCACCCAGGAGCAGACGCGCCTGGAGGAACTCGACCGCCTGCTCGAGCGCTTCGGCCGCGACGACGCGGCCGCCCGCGCCGAGCTCGACGCCAGCGGCGCCCGCCGCGGCCAGCTTGCTCTCGAATTTCAGGAGCAGGAATCCGAAGCCGGCCGCCTGCGCGAAAGCGTCGAGGCGCTCGAGGCGCAATGCGCCCGCCTCGCCGCGGCTCTCACCGCCGAGCGTGACGCCGAACAGCAGGTCCGCACCCACCTCGCCGGCGCCGAAGCCCGCCGCCGCTCGCTCGATGAAATCGTCGCCGGCCACGGCTACAGCAGTGAAGCCGTGCAGCGCCTGTTCAGCGGCAGCGGCGTCGCCTCCACCGGCGTGCTGGGCGAATTCATCGAAGCCGAGGCGCCTTACGACCGCCTGGTCGAGCAGTTCCTGCACGACGAGCTGAACTACGTCGTCGTCGGCGACTGGGACGCTGCTGCAGCCGGTGTCGCTCTCCTCCGCCAGGAGCAGCGCGGCCGCGCCACCTTCCTCGTGCACGAGAAGGCTGACGAAGTCGCTGCCGTGCCCGCGTCCATCGCCGTCCAGGAAAGCGGCGCCACGCCGCTGCTCGACCACATGAAAGCCCTCAACGGCTTTCACTCCGGTCTGGGCGCGCTGCTGCCGCGCTTGCGCGACGCCTACGCCGTGGCCGATGCCGCACAAGCCCGCGCGCTTGCCGAGCGCCATCCCCACGCCTATTTCCTCACTCCCGACGGAGCCTGCTACCACCGCGGCACCCTCACCGGCGGCGCCGGACGCGGTGCCGGCCCCCTCAGCCTCAAGCGCGAGTTGCGCGAGTTGCGTCAGCAGGAGCAGGATGATGCCGCTGCCCTGAGCCGGCATCAGCAGCAAACCGCCCTGCTCACCCGCGAATCGGAAACCGCGCAGCGCGACCGCGAGCGCCAGCGCCAGCTTTTGCACGAGCTCGACACCCGCCGCCTCACCAGCGCCCAGGCCGTGCGCCAGCTTGAAGACGAGCAAGCCCGCGCCCAGGCCCGCCTCGCCCAGGCGCAGCTTGAGGCCGAACGCGCCCGCGCCACCCAGGCCTCGACCCGCGACCGCCTCGCTGCGGCGCAGGCCGAAGCTGAAACCCTGCGCCGGCAGCAGACCGATTCTGCCGCCGCGCAGCAGCAGGCCGAGCAGGCGGCCGCCGCCGCGCAAGCCGCCCGCACCGCCGCCGCCGAAGCCCTGGGCGCCGCCCAAGCCGAGCAGGCCCGCGTCGATGAGCGCGCTCGCGCCGCCTCCGCCACCGCCGAGCGCCTGGAGCAGCTTCTCGGAGACTTGCACGCCCGCCTGCAGCAGTTGCAGCGTGAAGGCGAAGACCTTGCCGCCCGCCGCCAGCAGCGCCTTGCCGCCCATGAGGCCGGCCTCGCCCGCACCACCGGGCTCGAAGCTTCGCTCACCGCCGCCCAGCAAACCCAGGCCGCGCAAGCCGAAGCGCTCGCCACCGCGCGCGCCGCCACGCAATCCGGCGATGCCGCCCTGCACGCGCAACGCGCCTCGCTCGACGCCCGCCGCGCCGAACTTGCCGAAAATCAAGTCGCCAACGCCCGCCTCGAAACCGAAGCCGAGCACCTCCGCCAGACCTGCCGCGACGACCTGAGCTGCGAGCTCGAAGCCCTGCTCGCCGAACCCGAACCCGCGGCCGAAGCACCGACAGACCTTTCTTCCCTCGAAGAATCCGTCCGCGCCCTGCGCCAGCGCATCGAAAATCTCGGCCCCATCAACATGATGGCGCTCGAAGAGTACGAAGAGGCCCGCCAGCGCCACGAGTTCATGGAAACCCAGCGCCGCGACCTGCTCGACTCCATCGCCGACACCCAAAAAGCCATCCAGGAGATGGACACCATCTCGCGCCAGAAATTCGCCGAAGCCTTCGAGCGCATCAACGAGAATTTCCAGGAAAGCTTCCGCCTCCTCTTCGGCGGTGGCCAGGGCTTCCTGCGCATGAGCGAGTACGACTCCGGCGAGGGGCGGCGCAGCGCCGGGTTGGGGCAAGAGGGCCCCCAACCCGGCGCGAGCACAAGCGGGACGCGCGGCGCAGCCGCGCTGGGGCCCGCGCCAAGCAATGAACCGGGTGTCGATATCGTCGCCCAGCCCCCGGGCAAAAAATTGCAGAACGCCCTGCTGCTCTCCGGCGGCGAAAAAGCCATGACCGCGATGGCGCTTCTCCTGGCGATCTTCCGCTACCAGCCCAGCCCCTTCTGCCTGCTCGACGAAGTCGATGCCCCCATGGACGAAGCCAACGTCGCCCGCTTCGCCGACATGGTGCGCGGCCTCAGCGCCGAGACCCAGTTCATCGTCATCACCCACAACAAGCGCACCATGGAAGCCGCTGGAACCCTCTACGGCGTCACCATGCCCCAGCCCGGCTGCTCCCGCCTGGTCTCGGTGATGATGGAAGAACAAGCCGAAGCCGCCGCCAGCTAA
- a CDS encoding DUF2384 domain-containing protein, which yields MDSERPERRCASARHPGPQLPRQRYPLDHRLQALHPPRDTSRGIPVSGKVALSAAAQCLWRFSILPGPLALRPLRSLLPPPLLFSLLAAITANYNCHMATPARALLTPAQATAEALGGAKLLGRIVRTGDDLTALIRQGLPAASVRGLAGRLALDHRAAAQAFGIAPRTFSRRLSSRSRLTPAESDRAARLARVFTIAVATIGDEAKAVTWLRSENRALRGARPLDQLDTDPGAIGVEDVLGRIAYGGYS from the coding sequence ATGGACTCTGAGCGGCCTGAGCGGCGGTGCGCTTCAGCACGCCATCCTGGACCGCAGCTTCCTCGCCAACGGTATCCGCTGGATCATCGACTACAAGCTCTCCACCCACCAAGGGACACGTCTCGAGGCATTCCTGTTTCAGGAAAAGTTGCGCTATCAGCCGCAGCTCAATGCCTATGGCGCTTTTCTATACTCCCTGGACCCCTTGCACTCCGTCCACTGCGCTCTCTACTTCCCCCTCCTCTCCTCTTTTCTCTCCTGGCAGCCATAACCGCAAACTATAATTGCCATATGGCGACACCCGCACGTGCCCTTCTCACTCCCGCCCAGGCCACCGCCGAGGCCTTGGGCGGCGCGAAACTGCTCGGACGCATCGTCCGCACGGGCGACGATCTCACCGCGCTCATTCGCCAGGGTCTTCCCGCCGCCAGTGTGCGCGGCTTGGCCGGGCGCCTCGCTCTGGATCACCGCGCCGCCGCGCAAGCCTTCGGCATCGCGCCGCGCACCTTCAGCCGCCGCCTCAGCAGCCGCTCGCGCCTCACGCCCGCCGAATCCGATCGCGCCGCCCGCCTGGCGCGCGTCTTCACCATTGCCGTCGCCACCATCGGCGACGAAGCCAAAGCCGTGACCTGGTTGCGCAGCGAAAATCGCGCCTTGCGCGGCGCCCGCCCGCTCGATCAGCTTGACACTGATCCCGGCGCCATCGGTGTCGAAGATGTTCTCGGCCGCATCGCGTACGGTGGCTACAGCTAG
- a CDS encoding dihydrofolate reductase: MRKVIYAINITLDGCCDHTKGIADDELLAYYTQLVRGASLLAYGRKTYELMVPYWPDIARTHSESQAENDFADAFDAARKAVFSRSLSAIKDKNTRLLRGNLRDEMAALKQEPGSGILVGGVSLPSQLIELGLVDEFRFVVAPVLAGGGRRLLDGASLPQTMKLRLVESKPLRSGCVALHYVRP, encoded by the coding sequence ATGCGGAAGGTAATCTACGCCATCAACATCACCTTGGATGGCTGCTGCGACCACACCAAAGGGATTGCCGACGACGAGCTGCTTGCCTACTATACGCAGCTTGTGCGCGGCGCCAGCCTGCTCGCCTACGGGCGTAAAACCTATGAATTGATGGTTCCTTATTGGCCCGATATCGCCCGAACCCATTCTGAATCCCAGGCGGAGAACGACTTTGCCGACGCGTTTGACGCCGCCCGCAAAGCGGTCTTCTCCCGGTCCCTAAGCGCCATCAAAGACAAAAACACGCGCCTCCTCCGCGGAAATCTCCGCGACGAAATGGCGGCCCTGAAGCAAGAACCAGGCTCCGGCATTCTGGTCGGCGGCGTAAGCCTTCCGTCCCAACTCATCGAGCTGGGCCTGGTGGATGAGTTCCGCTTTGTGGTAGCACCCGTCCTGGCCGGAGGCGGCAGACGCCTGCTGGACGGCGCCAGTCTGCCGCAGACGATGAAGCTGCGGCTGGTTGAATCGAAGCCCTTACGATCCGGTTGTGTTGCGCTCCATTACGTGCGCCCCTAA
- a CDS encoding ABC transporter permease, producing MLDWRAEVQARAGNDVAADVAEEMAQHLEAHYEELRAEGMTAAAARTATLAELNGGRWDELWRGARERMEEELPRRGWAGVGRDLRYALRRLRRSPGFAVAAILSLALGIGANAAIFQLLDAVALQTLPVKDPGRLAEVQVVARSRTGDSVGYPAQLTYALWQQVAAQQKGFSDLGAWYADNAHAGEGAGRRNVRALLVSGGFFSTLGVGAARGRLLGPQDDPAGCRGFHLAGVVLSYAFWQSEYGGTPVLGRTLAVEGRALPILGVSAAGFTGLNVGRSFDVALPLCAEPLVDGPPPLLTNAEGWWLAAVGRLKPDWTRQQASAQLAAIGPAIFAATLPAMYSARDRATYLQDKLAATPAATGVSQLRRQYEEPLWLLMALAGVVLLIACANLANLMLARAGTRRREMAVRLALGASRARLVRQLLAESVLLAIAGALTGAALGWGASRALTAFMSTADARVVLHIALDWRVVALLAGLAMAACILFGLAPALKASGAAPAEALGASGRGLAAGGRSPLRRGLMIAQVALALLLLVSALLFAGTLGNLLGVDPGFDATGVTVGYPDYSQVASARLAQEQRAMLAAMRQLPGVRAAASASILPLSGMGWNNWVAIDGAAKHQHVVDLNAVSPGYFGTLGIPLVAGRDFTTADAKTAPGVAIVNRAFARKYLQGASPIGHTLQIAGGRGVLGPPFTIVGVVGDTKYFTLREPFVPIIYQCVAQDAAGGPPGLVLRSLLPPGAVAAAARTAAEKIDPSISLTLQGLGAGIREGLLRERLMSVLAECFAGLAVLLALIGLYGVIAYMAVQRRREMGIRLALGAPAGSVVGLILREAWLLLAIGLAAGLGLALVAGRAARALLFGVTASDPRTLAAAVATLAIAGTLAALVPARRAAAADPVRTLREE from the coding sequence TGGCGCAGCATTTGGAGGCGCACTATGAGGAGCTGCGGGCGGAGGGGATGACGGCTGCGGCGGCGCGGACGGCGACGCTGGCGGAGCTGAACGGCGGGCGCTGGGACGAGTTGTGGCGCGGGGCGCGGGAGCGCATGGAGGAGGAGTTGCCGCGCCGCGGGTGGGCGGGCGTGGGACGCGACCTGCGCTACGCGCTGCGGCGGCTGCGGCGGAGTCCGGGATTTGCGGTCGCGGCTATCTTGTCGCTGGCGCTGGGGATTGGCGCCAACGCCGCGATTTTTCAACTGCTCGACGCCGTCGCCTTGCAGACGCTGCCGGTGAAAGACCCCGGACGACTCGCGGAGGTGCAGGTGGTGGCACGCTCGCGCACCGGGGACAGCGTCGGCTACCCGGCGCAGCTCACCTACGCGCTCTGGCAGCAGGTGGCAGCGCAGCAGAAGGGATTTTCTGACCTCGGCGCCTGGTATGCCGACAATGCGCACGCGGGCGAGGGGGCGGGGCGGCGCAACGTGCGGGCGCTGCTGGTGAGCGGCGGATTTTTCTCGACGCTGGGCGTGGGGGCGGCACGCGGGCGGCTGCTCGGGCCCCAGGACGATCCGGCCGGGTGCCGCGGCTTTCATCTGGCGGGCGTGGTGCTGAGCTACGCCTTCTGGCAGAGCGAGTACGGCGGCACGCCGGTGCTGGGAAGGACGCTAGCGGTCGAGGGCCGTGCACTGCCGATTCTGGGCGTGAGCGCGGCGGGGTTCACGGGGCTGAACGTGGGGCGGAGTTTTGACGTGGCGCTGCCGCTGTGCGCCGAGCCCCTGGTGGACGGGCCGCCGCCGCTGCTGACGAACGCGGAGGGCTGGTGGCTGGCGGCGGTAGGGCGGCTCAAGCCGGACTGGACGCGGCAGCAGGCTTCGGCGCAACTGGCGGCGATAGGGCCGGCGATTTTTGCCGCGACCCTTCCTGCGATGTACAGCGCGCGCGACCGGGCGACCTACCTGCAGGACAAATTGGCCGCCACGCCGGCGGCTACGGGAGTGTCGCAATTGCGGCGGCAATACGAGGAGCCGTTGTGGCTGCTGATGGCGCTGGCGGGAGTGGTGCTGCTGATCGCCTGCGCCAACCTGGCGAACCTGATGCTGGCACGGGCGGGGACGCGGCGGCGGGAGATGGCGGTGCGGCTGGCGCTGGGCGCCTCGCGCGCGCGACTGGTGCGGCAACTGCTGGCCGAAAGCGTGTTGCTGGCGATCGCGGGAGCGTTGACCGGCGCCGCCCTGGGCTGGGGCGCCAGCCGCGCGCTCACGGCCTTCATGAGCACCGCGGATGCGCGCGTGGTTTTGCACATCGCACTCGACTGGCGCGTGGTGGCGCTTTTGGCCGGGCTGGCGATGGCCGCTTGCATTCTGTTCGGCCTGGCGCCGGCGCTGAAGGCCAGCGGCGCCGCGCCCGCGGAAGCGCTGGGGGCGAGCGGGCGCGGCCTCGCGGCGGGCGGGCGTTCGCCGCTGCGGCGGGGGCTGATGATCGCGCAGGTGGCACTGGCGCTGCTGCTGCTGGTGAGCGCGCTGCTGTTTGCCGGAACGCTCGGAAATTTGCTGGGCGTCGACCCCGGCTTCGACGCGACCGGTGTGACCGTGGGCTACCCGGACTATTCCCAGGTCGCGTCCGCGCGCCTGGCGCAGGAGCAACGGGCGATGCTCGCGGCCATGCGCCAGTTGCCAGGGGTGCGGGCGGCGGCAAGCGCGTCCATTCTGCCACTGTCGGGCATGGGGTGGAACAATTGGGTGGCGATCGACGGGGCGGCAAAGCATCAACACGTGGTGGATCTCAATGCGGTGAGCCCGGGGTATTTCGGCACGCTCGGGATTCCGCTGGTCGCCGGGCGCGATTTCACTACCGCCGACGCGAAGACCGCGCCGGGCGTGGCGATTGTGAACCGGGCCTTCGCGCGCAAGTATTTGCAGGGCGCAAGTCCGATCGGCCACACCCTCCAGATTGCCGGCGGCCGCGGGGTGCTGGGGCCGCCGTTCACCATCGTGGGTGTAGTGGGTGACACCAAATACTTCACGTTGCGGGAACCGTTCGTGCCGATCATCTATCAATGTGTGGCGCAGGATGCCGCAGGCGGCCCACCGGGGCTGGTGCTGCGCAGTCTCCTGCCCCCCGGCGCGGTGGCCGCGGCGGCCCGCACGGCGGCGGAAAAAATCGACCCCAGCATATCGCTGACGCTGCAGGGGCTGGGCGCGGGCATCCGCGAGGGCTTGCTGCGGGAGCGGCTGATGTCGGTGCTGGCGGAATGCTTTGCCGGCCTGGCGGTACTGCTGGCGCTGATCGGCCTCTACGGGGTGATTGCCTACATGGCGGTGCAGCGGCGGCGCGAGATGGGCATCCGGCTGGCGCTGGGCGCGCCCGCAGGCAGTGTCGTAGGGCTGATCTTGCGCGAGGCCTGGCTGCTGCTGGCGATTGGCCTGGCGGCCGGGCTGGGGCTGGCGCTGGTAGCGGGACGGGCGGCGCGGGCGCTGCTGTTTGGGGTCACGGCCAGCGACCCGCGCACGCTGGCGGCAGCGGTCGCGACGCTGGCAATCGCCGGGACACTGGCAGCGCTGGTGCCCGCGCGGCGGGCCGCCGCGGCCGACCCGGTGCGCACGCTGCGCGAGGAGTAG